In Ischnura elegans chromosome 3, ioIscEleg1.1, whole genome shotgun sequence, the sequence AAGATGATTCCTGGAAACTATACCCCATTCGTGTGACTCATGTTCCCTCCGCTCATTGGCCAACCGCATGTCGCCAGTGTCGAGCTTTGGTCTTCTCAGTGTTTTGTGTCGCCGAGTCGTCTGCCCAAGCCGCTGTTACTCCCGAGAAAAAAGTGGCATGTTTTTGAGGCCGCGGTGAAAGTCGGAACTAATGGCAGCACCTGTCCTTAACCCTGGCAGACGTCGTTAGGGCATTGAAACCCGTGTAAATTAAGGAAAGATTTGTGGAGAATATGTTGGATTCCAGAGATATAAAGCCAAatcttattatattaaattaaataaccatTCTTTATTGTAAACTGTATGAGCTTACGCAGGGATTCTAACACTCCTGTACATTAATATTGCGAATTATATGCCGGTATGTCTCTCCCTTAGGCTACGAACTTGTAACTGCAAAGTACGCCTtgaagcaatggaataaatactggAGATTATCTACGACATTAGCGAACGGATTCTCATCACGGTAAGGTGATGTTTACGTAAATGACGCGATACATTACCTAAATATTTGTCACAACAGAGGAATAGTACAAATTTCTCAATTAGGTAATGGAAGAgagttatactaaaaataaattcattatatctatcttattaaaggtttggttcaaaatgaaaagaagtaaataccctctgcatttaagtaatttattcaggtttggagatacctttgaaacatgtgtagatatagattgaacaaataaaaagaacaatgtgACCTTCTCAATACTGGGAAGTGGTAAACTCCATAAAAGGGTTCAGTATGTATGTATTGCGATGACCTCGTCCCTTAAAAGTTTATCTGCACATTCATTGTGGCTAAGTTTCCAATTCACGACATAAAAATCTTCCAATCTGAGTCATTACTGGCACCTATCAAAGAACATCACTGCCACACGAAAActtatatccaataattttctcCACAGATGAACCGTCTTAATATAACACCACTTTGGCACCGAAAACATACTGAAGTCATATTCTTAACAGATATTGCTGATAAACAGATGAATCTGTAAATAGGGAACATTCAAACATCAGTCAATCACAAGGCAATAAAATTACATGTTACGGGTTTCTCCCTTGACTGAGCCCCTTGATGCAAAGACCGCTAATGGCTGAGTGTATGAGTCCAACAGGGGCTGGAACATAAGCACGAGAGCAGAGTTGAGTGGACAACCCGGAAATAGCACAGGAATAGCGTCATCAGTCAATTTAGAACATCTAAATTCCACTTATAATGAAATCTCGAAATAACCCATTAAATGAATTCGTTGatactaatgaaattattttatttaagctggGCCTTTACTTACCTCCTTGACGACTTTGCCATTGCCATCTTTCAACTGCTTCTTCCTGACGATGTCGTGGGGCATGAAATGCCTTTCACACAGTACCTGCCCTGCCTTCAACTCAAAGTTTACCCTTGGTATTGCAGCTTGCCATTTACTCCTCTTAACAGGATCTTTGGgagcagagaaaaatgagaaggtagaCTTTTTAGAGCCATACCCCTCAGTACACCCTGGTGCGACACAGCTTCGTGGCATTTCAAATATCGCCGAAAATTAAGCGAACTAGCTCCTCCCTCACCCGTGAAATCCACACAGTGAATTACTTTAGcgtttagaattacaaaaaaacgctgaagaactcaattaaatatttttcaagtgcaaATAACTCGCTTAAACGCACGTGAACTTACCGAGCCACATACAAAGCATGGGTAGACGACAAGTAGCGCTTGTAGTTCGTTAAAATTCCGCAGCCTCAAAAACCTGCCACCAAAATTGTACGGCGGGCATAGGAAGTTGCACTGGTGTGCGTCTGCCCGTCAAAACAAGAGAAGAGCAGCCAGCGGGGACCACTTGCGATTATACTTTCGTCTTGATGATGGGCTGACTTTTTCTCTTGCGGAGAGTCCATCGTAGTAGCCTTTTGAGGCGAATGGCGGAGGAAGGAAAGTAAGTACCTATCTTGTTGTTCGCCTTTCGCTATTAGATCATATATTCTGCAAGATTAGGGTAAGAGAATCACCCTGGTCTTAAGTACATATAGAGTGAATCTCCATGGCTCATGCAATCCTACCTAGTTCACAGGAATCGACTTGGTTAACCGATGGGATGAAAATTTGGATATcggtttcatcatcatcagtgaaaattcataaaattggttAGACGcggctcttcattcctctctcctatctgcacgccttttcatagcgacgtttccttctctttcacacccttaaTAACCAGACACATTTTATGCtctcggggccgtcccttgcccttcttccctcccacccgTACTtctaagattgtcttcatcagaccatcgtgcctcaaaatatggccaactaagttgtaccTTCTTCTGCTAAatgtttttagaaggcttctgtTTTCTTCCAGTGTTCTTTGCGCTTCCTCGTTACTTACCCGGTCGATCCATTctctcttcatcattcttcggtagcaccacgttttgaatgctcccactcttgactaatccgctgctgtcaacgtccaagcctcgcttccttaGGGAAACATTCCCTATATGTAGCATCtgttgaattgtttcctcacttctatgctcGTATCCTCAGCGGGAAGTAGATTCATCTCCTTATAGAAATctctctttgcctgcgctattctactggatatttctttcttgcttcgtccatcgtttgGTAATTTGGCTCCCCAGGtatgaaaactctttcaccttttCAAGCTTTTGATTTCCTAGGTTAATTAATGCTTGTCTAAGCTTCCTCTCtcttgctgcatactaatatcatagccttctttttgttgattttcaccTGATATCTGGCCAATGCCCTTTCTATATCTGTAAAAATAGAAacaaatagttattaattatcCGCAGGGGTTACTTAGCTAAAGATTAtggaacccattatcaaatagaggcattaatagaaaaaatattgcagaatatTATGAAATTAGCGCGAAAATAAGCTTGGCGTTTGATCGATTTTGAATAATTTGGAACATGAGCGAGGGACTCTTGAGCGCGCAGAACCGTATTCATTTCTTTTCCACGTtctatgcatttatattttgtataacCTTGAATCGCGGCAGGGGGCACCTCATAGTAAAGATAACGTGGATATTAAATGAAGTTGAGAGGTATAATTGAGAGAATACATTGATGCGGCTAAGAAAGTACTAAACTCAAATCCAATACTTTTTGTGCCGAGGTTTGCTGTTATAGTTACGCAAAGGAATAGATGGCACTACGCGATCCGCTGATTTTTCCGTAAACTCTACGGACCTCTGAAGATAACATTGCATTGAGTTCTTATTTATATCTTACTAGCTGAAcaggcgaacttcgtaccgcctattaaTCACTCAACAGTTAGGTTACACCATTTGTTAATGAAGAGAGGACTGTACTGATTTTAAGGATAATACCATagctgtaataaaataataaaacaattaaaaagcaTCACAATGGAttgtaagaaatatattttctttttattcaaacTTCACTGGGGTAGAAGACAAATACATGTACATGCGGgttgttttcaatgaattttctaatttatttttgttttaacttatGAAACTTATGACACTTTCGCCTTATAAAGCAATTATTAATGTCTAACCCGTTTTGGAGCAAGTTTACGCCTTGCTAGACCGatacttgactgacgctcaaaatctcgtaAAAATAGCCCCCGGAGAGCAGCATAAAttgcctaaaggccgttttacacggtacacggaattgcgcaggttagagctgcattaatttctaaaatggcgtgtaattgcgcgaatgcatgaacgatttaaATGATTGGGTTTAAGAATCATccgaaaaatgctttccccgagtttcaagaatcattattaaagttaaatgtagagaatacttggaaagcttttctttcgctcgtaacttcgggaataaatagttacatccctagtaaaacagtaaaagaaggcagcgaaccgagatggtacgacgcggaagtgagaaaatcattgaggcgacagagagcgtgtcatgctaaaatgaaaaagtcagtaatgatttatccgctaatgaacgcgagctaacaattaaaaaatataggatgacttaagccgccacgaaggaagcgttcaggaatgcgtacacgaattttaaaagaaaaacactagtagagcagttacaggataacccaaaagcattttggtcatatgttagggaagttcaaggtaaacgatctaccgtatgttcgctgagaaacgacaatggagatgtgttgacaagcagttacgataaagccaatttattaaattcctactttaagagcgttttcacggagccttccaaaaactcacccgagaccgacgAAAATCcttgtatacataagatgccagctattgacattagtacgctcggaagagaaaatatattgaaatcgcttagtccaaataaatcacctggtccagacgaaatctcttctcgcgtatataaagaacgacattggcgaagtagtgcagagtaagttacgattatttgcagacgacgctgtagtttaccgagaaatccgttccagcaaagatatagatgaactaacgaatgaccttgctgctatccaagcttggtgcgatgcttggcagttagaattaaatttagaaaatgcgtcgtaatgaatttctggaagaagaataactccctacagcgtaactatattattcggggcacccagttaaaggcagttgaatccgtgaaatatcaaggggttagactcaataatgatctatcgtggaataaacatattcgagaaataaccggtcaagctaatcgtaatatgggttttgttaaaagaatattaggaaagtgcgacgacaaagtgagagaaattagctacttttccctcgttagaccacatttggaatacgctgccagtgtttgggaccctcatgaaaaaggcttaataacagagttagaacgcgtgcaaagaagagctgccaggtatgtgaaaggtcgttacgatagtcttgttagtgtaactgacctcttagataaactcggatgggaatctctgtcggaccgtagattgaaaaatatactaaaccttttagataaattcaagagcagtgtcttttctgacgaagttaaccatatcttgcggatgCCAACgtactgcggaagatcagatcatataaataaaataagagagatagattgcagaacagacagattccgaatgtcattttttcctcgatcaataagagattataacggcagcaatagacttcgtaaatagattgcatgacttgtagtgtagcctactaacctatgtaaaacttaaagcatgtttctgaatttctattccatattctatttctaacagcatgtagtagtatagtttgttattatacgggacgttctttggacggtgtggtgtgcatgtgggagtccaaatgcatgctggtgattgatcaccccctgtcaaacaccctagaggtggctcgcagggtattatgtagatgtagataaatatgCCTAAaagtcgttttacacggtacacggaattgcgcaggttagagctgcattaatttctaaaatggcgtggaattgcgcgaatgcatgaacgaaattagtactggctattttgccgtctcgtatcctCGCAttgtcgcatgtgttctagcaattctccgctttacacgacgcaattttgattgcgtcttcAAAGCCGAAATATATATAGCAAAGCGAAGGAAGAGATTAAGCGTATGGTTTACCTGCTCGTGAACATAGTACGTATAAAATCTTGGGTTTTTCAAGAGCATATTAGCACAAACACTGAAAGATCGACCTTGTGATTTGCTAATCATCATCATGAATGCACCACGAACTGAAATTCGTacaagctcaaaagggcatatatgttgggatcatggaatctttggaatgagaacttcctcatctttgaatttacCTTTGAGTACAATCGGttgaatcatattcattttttgtttattatatttttaatttttgggaaCAGCCCGCAAAAGCAGAACCGTTTTTTTCCTAATCCTATTACATatcgaatttaaaatttaacctgTTAGAAATCCGGATGGCCTGTATTGGAATACTTGGAGTTCTACGGTATTATTCTGAATGCCAAGTATACGTTTATTAATGAAGATACTACTCTTAGATCTTAGGCTGGATGAGCTTTAGGTTATCTAGCCTAAGCAAGCTAGCTTAAGAATCTTTAACTTCACTAAAGGACATATACACACTATCTGAAATAATAAATAACCCctctgaaaaaattgtataaacctgtttcaaaattttatacaattttttagttttaattagtgattattaagaaatgtttccccgagctctgtgcctcatgcatagattggtcatctcagacgatgtaaaactcctatctagtcgtatggaaactaggtcatTATGACCTCACGTGAAGTTGCaacgcatgggagccaatctggccttttacaaatgaggttaaaagtagccattgccattcgtcaaaaccggtatttctacaaccaaataattggtactttatcaaatgcctttttgaaatcaagaaaaatcgcgtctactggaatgttgtcttccccggggactaaaatatcgtgggcgaaaagcgctaactgagtttcgcactatctgcttttcctgaatccatgttgatttcccattaataagttttgcgcgtctaggtgtttcataacagagctgactacgatgtgttcaaggactttgcaagagatggacgttaaagatatcggcctgtaattagatggctgttccttgtctccatttttaaatattggcgttacattagcgattttccagtcattaggtacttcgtgttgcttgatggatttactgaatattaactgagACTGTTCaggcagcattagaactcacaaatagatgaCATGAGttgtattgtagcttactaacttatgtaaacattaatgcatgtttctaaatttccAAGACGGcataaaatgcttggaaaaatactTGACAAATTTATATTGCTAAAAGAATactgtaatgaaaatataaaacaattgacccagtataatttgtttttataaatttttctaaaaacttattgaatgaccctcgtatctcactttgtcgtcgcactttcctagtaatattttaacaaaacccaatttaccaTCGGCTtaacctgttatttcccgaatatgtttattccacgatagataatTATTGAGGTTTcccatgatctacttttcctgaatccatgttgatctctcattaacaatttttgcgcgtctaggtgtttcattactaaGC encodes:
- the LOC124155310 gene encoding THAP domain-containing protein 2-like; amino-acid sequence: MPRSCVAPGCTEGYGSKKSTFSFFSAPKDPVKRSKWQAAIPRVNFELKAGQVLCERHFMPHDIVRKKQLKDGNGKVVKEPLLDSYTQPLAVFASRGSVKGETRNM